One genomic segment of Micromonospora sp. WMMC415 includes these proteins:
- a CDS encoding Lsr2 family protein: protein MAKQIIHKLVDDLDGGDADETVKFALDGVQYEIDLSSANAEKLRDVFAPYIAHGTKVGRGGVVVGGRAARGRGGATADREQNRAIRAWAKKAGKDISDRGRIPQEIVDEYHARAGH, encoded by the coding sequence GTGGCCAAGCAGATCATTCATAAGCTGGTCGATGACCTGGACGGCGGGGACGCTGACGAGACCGTCAAGTTCGCGCTGGACGGCGTTCAGTACGAGATCGACCTGTCGAGCGCCAACGCCGAGAAATTGCGGGACGTATTCGCTCCGTACATCGCCCACGGCACGAAGGTGGGCCGGGGTGGCGTGGTCGTGGGTGGCCGGGCCGCCCGGGGCCGGGGCGGCGCGACCGCCGACCGCGAGCAGAACAGGGCGATCCGTGCCTGGGCCAAGAAGGCCGGCAAGGACATCTCCGACCGGGGCCGCATCCCCCAGGAGATCGTCGACGAGTACCACGCCCGCGCCGGCCACTGA